One part of the Xanthocytophaga agilis genome encodes these proteins:
- a CDS encoding NarK family nitrate/nitrite MFS transporter — protein MNLSNKPLEKLNVLSFKGVQMRTFHITWLTFFACFFGWFGLAPLMPTIREDLGLTKAQVGNTVIAAVSATIFARLLIGRLCDIWGPRKTYTALLVIGSIPVMLVGLANDYTSFLLFRLAIGIIGASFVITQYHTTTMFAPKIKGTANAVAGGWGNLGGGVTLMVMPLIFAAIVGAGYTKHDAWRYAMIVPGMMLLVMAVIYYFFTQDTPAGNFSEINRKRESKKFSWAVLADWRVWALAFAYAVCFGMEITFDGVATLHFVDSFKLDQSSAGFWAGVFGGMNLFARAVGGIIADKVGNKYGMKGKGWLLGIVLALEGLGLVLFSQANTLGFAIVAMLTFAMFLKMANGTTYAIVPFINQKHVGTVAGIVGAGGNVGGMLFGFLFKAESITYAQAFMYIGAIVTVVALIVFLTRFDKVAQPETAAQTAGAI, from the coding sequence ATGAATTTAAGTAATAAACCTCTGGAGAAACTAAATGTCCTCAGCTTTAAAGGTGTACAAATGCGTACCTTCCACATTACATGGCTTACATTTTTTGCCTGTTTTTTCGGATGGTTTGGATTGGCGCCATTGATGCCCACTATTCGCGAAGATTTAGGTTTAACCAAAGCACAAGTTGGAAACACCGTAATTGCCGCTGTTTCTGCTACTATTTTTGCCCGGCTTCTTATCGGACGTTTGTGTGATATCTGGGGCCCCCGAAAAACCTATACAGCTTTACTGGTGATAGGATCCATTCCGGTCATGCTGGTTGGACTTGCCAATGACTATACTTCCTTTCTGTTGTTTCGGTTAGCCATTGGCATCATCGGAGCCTCGTTTGTTATTACTCAGTACCATACAACCACCATGTTTGCTCCTAAAATAAAAGGAACTGCCAATGCTGTTGCTGGTGGATGGGGCAATCTGGGTGGTGGTGTGACGTTGATGGTAATGCCGTTGATTTTTGCTGCCATTGTAGGAGCTGGCTATACCAAACATGATGCCTGGCGATATGCTATGATTGTTCCGGGAATGATGTTGCTGGTTATGGCAGTAATTTATTATTTCTTTACACAGGATACTCCTGCCGGAAATTTTTCAGAAATCAACCGCAAACGGGAAAGTAAGAAGTTCTCATGGGCAGTGTTGGCTGACTGGCGGGTATGGGCACTGGCTTTTGCGTATGCTGTTTGCTTTGGTATGGAAATTACGTTTGATGGAGTTGCCACACTGCATTTTGTCGATTCATTTAAGCTGGATCAGTCCTCTGCCGGTTTCTGGGCTGGTGTATTTGGTGGCATGAACCTGTTTGCCAGAGCTGTAGGAGGTATCATTGCTGATAAAGTAGGAAATAAATATGGTATGAAAGGCAAAGGTTGGTTATTGGGGATTGTGCTGGCTCTGGAAGGTTTGGGACTGGTATTATTTTCACAAGCCAATACACTAGGCTTCGCTATTGTAGCCATGCTGACATTTGCTATGTTTCTGAAAATGGCTAACGGAACCACCTATGCGATTGTCCCTTTTATTAATCAAAAGCATGTAGGTACTGTAGCCGGAATAGTAGGAGCAGGAGGAAATGTAGGAGGGATGTTATTTGGTTTCCTGTTCAAGGCTGAATCCATTACCTATGCTCAGGCATTTATGTATATAGGCGCCATTGTAACCGTAGTTGCATTAATTGTTTTTCTTACCCGTTTTGATAAAGTAGCTCAGCCCGAAACTGCCGCACAAACGGCTGGTGCTATATGA
- a CDS encoding ABC transporter ATP-binding protein, translating into MMQNNYATPQAGSSMDNSDKQVLAKMVDSASAFHKVVAQPQTSVSIKDVTVSFKTPKGIYTAVKSIDLDIRKGEIVALIGHSGCGKSTLMNTISGMVKPSSGEVIANGKRVTGPGPDRGIVFQNYSLLPWLSVYRNIYEAVDSVMKDMSSAEKKDHVEQNLKMVHLYEHKDKLPGQLSGGMKQRVAIARAFAINPSILLLDEPFGALDALTKSNMHVELLKLWNLDNRNKTIIMVTHDIEEAIFLADRVVVMNNGPAATIKEIVDVPLERPRNKKEIVHDPLYMEIHDKLLSLLLDKFSIEDEVE; encoded by the coding sequence ATGATGCAAAATAACTATGCAACCCCTCAAGCCGGTTCTTCTATGGATAACTCAGACAAACAGGTATTAGCAAAGATGGTTGATTCTGCCAGCGCCTTTCATAAAGTGGTGGCACAACCACAAACCAGTGTCTCCATTAAAGATGTCACTGTATCATTCAAAACACCCAAAGGAATCTATACAGCTGTTAAAAGTATAGACCTGGATATCCGGAAAGGAGAGATTGTGGCTCTGATCGGGCATTCAGGCTGTGGTAAGTCTACCCTGATGAATACGATCAGTGGTATGGTAAAACCAAGCAGTGGAGAAGTAATTGCCAATGGCAAACGGGTAACAGGACCCGGGCCTGACAGAGGCATTGTTTTTCAGAACTATTCCTTGTTGCCCTGGCTATCTGTATACCGGAATATCTATGAAGCAGTTGACTCGGTAATGAAAGATATGTCCAGTGCCGAAAAGAAGGACCATGTAGAGCAAAATCTGAAGATGGTGCACCTCTATGAGCATAAAGACAAGTTGCCAGGTCAGCTTTCAGGTGGTATGAAACAACGAGTGGCTATTGCACGGGCATTTGCCATAAATCCGAGTATTCTGTTGCTGGATGAGCCTTTTGGTGCGTTGGATGCACTGACCAAAAGCAATATGCATGTAGAACTATTGAAATTATGGAATCTGGATAATCGCAACAAGACTATTATTATGGTAACACATGATATTGAGGAAGCGATATTCCTGGCAGATCGTGTAGTAGTGATGAACAATGGACCTGCAGCTACTATCAAAGAAATTGTCGATGTGCCTCTGGAGCGTCCCCGAAATAAGAAAGAAATTGTGCATGATCCTCTCTATATGGAGATACATGACAAGCTGCTAAGCTTATTGCTGGATAAGTTTTCGATTGAGGATGAGGTGGAATAA
- a CDS encoding rubredoxin has product MIHSYIVKINFTGGIVPAGQLQQILGILEYARVRHVRFGLRQQLLIEVAAEEYETLDTLLKQQNIVYEFDTGQYPNIVSSYPAEEIFSADNWLGEGIYKDIFDLFDYRPQLKINISDNNQSFSPFFTGNINWIASSHAHFWYLYVRFPKTNSIFAWKELVYSNDIPQLSKTIEKVIWENKAAFYANDQAEGDKLATLVKQQCEYIAKPAKEPLELSPFRLPYYEGFNRYGDKTWLGIYRRDELFPVSFLIDVCKACSQTKIGQLCVTSWKSLIIKGIVAKDRLVWDKVLTRHQINVRHAANELNWQIEDESIEGLELKQQLVKHLDANDLRTFGLSFAIQTRPKSELFGCVIIRKKPVLCFGDYTVLSLYDILYTDDFNPNSRKLYVFEKNLLKSYLGEQVRRLCKTYLRTRIGQQKEDLFAQPVEATMPSGETSIPHFVYQCKHCYSVYDPLVGEPESNILAATSFDTLPESYCCPLCEAGKTEFIKKERSVIFV; this is encoded by the coding sequence ATGATCCATTCCTATATTGTAAAAATCAATTTTACAGGAGGTATCGTACCTGCCGGACAATTGCAGCAGATTCTGGGGATTCTGGAGTATGCCCGGGTGCGTCATGTCCGTTTTGGTTTGCGCCAGCAATTATTGATAGAAGTTGCTGCTGAAGAATATGAGACGCTGGATACTTTATTAAAACAACAGAACATTGTTTATGAGTTTGACACTGGGCAGTATCCCAATATTGTGAGTTCTTATCCCGCTGAGGAAATTTTTAGCGCAGATAACTGGCTGGGTGAAGGTATCTATAAAGACATTTTTGACCTGTTTGATTATAGACCTCAGTTAAAAATCAATATTTCAGACAACAACCAGAGTTTCTCACCTTTCTTTACAGGTAATATAAACTGGATAGCCTCTTCTCATGCTCACTTTTGGTATTTGTATGTTCGCTTCCCTAAAACAAATTCTATTTTTGCCTGGAAAGAACTGGTTTACAGCAATGATATTCCACAGCTCTCAAAAACAATTGAAAAAGTAATCTGGGAGAATAAAGCTGCCTTTTATGCAAACGATCAGGCTGAAGGAGATAAATTAGCCACATTGGTAAAACAACAATGTGAATACATTGCCAAACCTGCAAAAGAACCTTTAGAACTATCACCATTCCGCTTGCCTTATTATGAGGGATTTAACCGCTATGGTGATAAAACCTGGTTGGGTATTTACCGGAGAGATGAATTGTTTCCTGTAAGCTTTCTGATAGATGTATGCAAAGCATGTAGCCAGACAAAAATAGGCCAGTTGTGTGTAACAAGCTGGAAGTCGCTAATTATTAAAGGGATTGTAGCCAAAGACCGATTGGTTTGGGATAAGGTGCTAACCCGACATCAGATTAATGTGCGTCATGCTGCCAATGAACTCAACTGGCAAATAGAAGATGAAAGTATAGAAGGATTAGAGTTGAAACAGCAGTTGGTAAAACATCTGGATGCAAATGATCTGCGTACTTTCGGACTGAGTTTTGCTATTCAGACACGTCCTAAGTCGGAATTGTTTGGCTGTGTGATTATTCGTAAAAAGCCGGTATTATGTTTTGGCGATTATACAGTACTAAGTTTGTATGATATTCTCTACACAGATGATTTTAATCCCAATAGTCGAAAATTATATGTTTTTGAGAAAAATCTTTTAAAATCTTACCTTGGAGAACAGGTAAGACGCCTTTGCAAAACCTATTTACGTACCCGTATTGGTCAGCAAAAAGAAGATTTATTTGCACAACCTGTTGAAGCAACGATGCCATCTGGTGAAACTTCTATACCACATTTTGTGTATCAGTGTAAGCATTGCTATTCTGTATATGATCCGCTGGTTGGAGAACCAGAGTCTAACATTCTGGCTGCAACATCATTTGACACATTACCAGAATCTTACTGTTGTCCACTATGTGAAGCTGGGAAAACAGAATTTATCAAAAAAGAACGAAGTGTGATTTTTGTGTAA
- a CDS encoding ABC transporter permease codes for MTKLFSLRIWMPVLYFVGSILLLLGIWTLIAWCNRNPEATDLVERYPLPTPLMTLDVLSEIFANPFQNDPDVKGIGTKLIGSLMRVGIGFGLGSLIAIPLGLLLGSSKFMMSLINPIVQILRPVSPLAWYPLGLAVFSAAGGGDGLMNPSSKAAIFMIFICSLWPTLINTAFGVASIPQDHKNVGKAFGFSVWKYITRILLPYSLPHIVTGLKLSIGVAWMVIVAGEMLSGGDGLGFFVWEEGFNAGKTTHIIVAILIIGIVGFILDKFFSSLQKAFSYDAK; via the coding sequence ATGACCAAATTATTCTCTTTACGCATCTGGATGCCTGTGCTCTATTTTGTAGGAAGTATATTGTTGCTGCTGGGAATATGGACATTGATAGCCTGGTGTAACCGCAATCCCGAAGCAACCGATCTGGTGGAGAGGTATCCATTACCCACTCCATTGATGACGCTGGATGTATTGAGTGAAATTTTTGCTAATCCTTTTCAGAATGATCCGGATGTAAAAGGTATTGGAACAAAGCTGATTGGTTCGCTGATGCGGGTAGGGATTGGCTTCGGATTAGGTAGTTTAATCGCTATTCCATTGGGATTATTATTAGGTTCCAGCAAGTTTATGATGAGCCTGATCAATCCTATTGTACAGATTCTGCGTCCTGTATCTCCTCTGGCATGGTATCCATTGGGACTAGCAGTATTTTCTGCTGCCGGAGGTGGCGACGGACTGATGAATCCTTCCTCAAAGGCTGCCATTTTTATGATTTTCATCTGCTCTTTGTGGCCTACTCTTATCAATACTGCCTTTGGAGTAGCTTCTATCCCTCAGGATCACAAGAATGTAGGTAAGGCGTTTGGCTTTTCTGTCTGGAAATATATTACCCGCATTTTGCTGCCTTATAGTCTGCCACATATTGTAACAGGATTAAAACTAAGTATTGGAGTAGCCTGGATGGTCATTGTGGCAGGGGAAATGCTCTCTGGTGGAGATGGACTAGGGTTCTTTGTCTGGGAAGAGGGCTTTAATGCAGGCAAGACAACACATATTATTGTGGCTATCCTGATCATCGGTATTGTAGGATTCATACTGGATAAATTTTTCTCTTCACTTCAAAAGGCTTTCTCTTATGATGCAAAATAA
- a CDS encoding molybdopterin-dependent oxidoreductase has protein sequence MEYKSTCCYCGTGCGVIVRKDKMGKLTVEGDPDHPVNRGMLCSKGMNLHYTVMDKSDRLFYPEMRFNKNMPRQRVSWDDAMERTAAVFRTLIDKYGPDSVAFYASGQCLTEEYYVINKLIKGFIGSNNIDTNSRLCMSSAVVGYKMSLGEDSVPVCYDDIELSDCIYVTGANPAWCHPIIWRRVEAHKAANPHVKIIVADPRRTQTCAIADVHLQINPGTDVILNHALGRLLIEQGDINADFVKNHTEGYEVYRESVMRRSIQEAAELCGIEEEELRKAAAHIGDAKGFLTMWTMGLNQSVIGVNKNLSLINLNLITGHIGKPGSGPFSLTGQPNAMGGREVGGLSNLLPAHRDLLNPVHREEVQKFWGGTQISPKPGLTATEMFSALNEGKLKAVWIICTNPLISLPDVRIAEEALKKAKFVVVQDISNRVETLKYADVVFPAAAWTEKEGTMTNAERRISYLHKLTEAPGEALPDAEIICRFARKMGYKGFDYKNAEEIYLEHCALTKGTHIDIHGLNYTILKEKTVQWPLTSVNETKGKGLFTDKKFYTATQKAVIHTVPDENQSELPDADFPLILTTGRIRDQWHTRSKTGKVNKLNQHIAEAFLEIHPDDAVLRGIEDGNLVDVTTRRGQVRVQAKFSEDIKRGVVFLPMHWGKVLNSDLNRANNLTNNLVDPKSKEPDFKFCAVQVEKYQKIRQKIIIVGAGAGSFGFVKSYRALNTEDEITIFSKENFPFYNRVMLPDYISGHQKWEQLVKMKDEEEDDLRIRLHRGVSIEQIDRASKRVLDSNGNWHSYDLLILATGSRAATLRDVPPLKGIFTMRSRCDADSFKKHLQPGSHVVIVGGGLLGIELAASLREINFSVTVVHRVSRLMGKQLDALGSHLLHEELVDKGIDVYYNDEIQAFLGRDTIEGLRMKSGRVIQCQALVAAIGTSPNIEIAKAAELHCKRGVVVNEYMQTSDPSVYAIGEIAEFQGNLYGVTSAAEQQAEVVARYLNGDIASYYEGSLLMNILKMQGTDLCSLGMAEAPADNPEYEEVVFIDKAKRYYKKCIIHNDRLVGAILIGDKTEFLEFRDLIQKKMELSEKRLELLRSGKKAEPMQGKLVCSCGGVGEGNIQNKIREGCRELKQLCQASGAGLGCGSCRPEVQVILEKHLQVAAEV, from the coding sequence ATGGAATACAAATCAACGTGCTGTTATTGTGGTACAGGATGTGGTGTTATTGTCCGCAAAGACAAAATGGGCAAGCTAACTGTAGAGGGAGATCCTGACCATCCGGTAAACCGTGGGATGTTATGTTCCAAAGGGATGAATCTGCATTATACCGTAATGGATAAGTCAGACAGACTGTTCTATCCGGAAATGCGGTTTAACAAAAATATGCCACGTCAACGGGTAAGCTGGGACGATGCTATGGAACGTACCGCCGCGGTATTTCGTACGTTGATTGACAAATATGGACCTGATTCTGTTGCCTTTTATGCTTCCGGACAATGTCTTACTGAAGAATATTATGTAATCAATAAGCTGATCAAAGGCTTTATTGGCAGCAATAATATTGATACAAACTCCCGTTTGTGTATGAGTTCTGCTGTGGTGGGTTATAAAATGTCATTGGGTGAAGATAGCGTTCCGGTTTGCTATGATGATATTGAGTTATCAGATTGTATTTATGTAACAGGAGCTAACCCTGCCTGGTGTCACCCGATTATCTGGCGTAGGGTAGAAGCCCATAAAGCAGCTAATCCACATGTAAAGATTATTGTTGCTGACCCTCGTCGTACTCAAACATGTGCCATTGCGGATGTACATCTGCAAATCAATCCGGGCACAGATGTGATTCTGAATCATGCCCTAGGACGACTACTAATCGAACAGGGAGATATTAACGCTGATTTTGTGAAAAACCATACCGAAGGCTATGAGGTGTATCGGGAGTCTGTGATGCGTCGCAGTATTCAAGAAGCCGCAGAATTATGTGGAATAGAAGAAGAAGAGCTTCGTAAAGCAGCAGCCCATATAGGAGATGCCAAAGGCTTTCTGACAATGTGGACAATGGGGCTGAATCAGAGTGTAATTGGCGTGAATAAAAACCTAAGTCTGATCAACCTTAACCTGATAACCGGACATATTGGAAAACCCGGTTCCGGACCTTTTTCACTGACTGGTCAACCCAATGCGATGGGAGGCCGAGAAGTAGGGGGATTATCAAATTTGTTGCCTGCTCACCGGGATTTACTAAATCCCGTTCATCGGGAAGAAGTACAAAAGTTCTGGGGTGGGACACAGATCTCTCCCAAACCTGGCCTAACAGCTACTGAAATGTTTTCGGCTCTTAACGAAGGCAAGTTAAAAGCTGTCTGGATTATATGCACCAATCCATTGATTAGTTTACCCGATGTACGAATAGCAGAAGAAGCACTTAAAAAGGCAAAATTTGTAGTAGTACAGGACATTTCCAACAGAGTTGAAACACTCAAATATGCTGATGTGGTGTTTCCTGCTGCTGCATGGACAGAAAAAGAGGGAACAATGACCAATGCAGAACGTCGTATTTCCTATCTGCATAAACTAACAGAAGCCCCGGGAGAAGCACTGCCTGACGCTGAAATTATCTGTCGTTTTGCCCGCAAAATGGGCTACAAAGGATTTGACTATAAAAATGCAGAGGAAATCTATCTGGAGCATTGTGCCCTTACCAAAGGTACACACATCGATATTCATGGGCTAAATTACACTATTCTGAAAGAAAAAACGGTTCAGTGGCCGTTGACTTCTGTGAATGAGACAAAAGGAAAAGGACTATTTACGGATAAAAAATTTTATACAGCTACCCAAAAGGCTGTCATTCATACAGTTCCCGATGAGAATCAATCAGAACTCCCGGATGCTGATTTTCCTCTGATACTTACCACAGGAAGAATCCGCGATCAATGGCATACCCGTAGTAAAACAGGTAAGGTAAATAAGTTGAATCAGCACATTGCAGAAGCATTTCTCGAAATTCATCCGGACGATGCAGTTCTGAGAGGGATCGAAGATGGAAATCTGGTGGATGTGACTACCCGAAGGGGGCAGGTACGTGTACAAGCTAAGTTTTCTGAAGATATTAAGCGAGGTGTTGTATTTCTACCCATGCATTGGGGAAAAGTCCTGAATAGTGATCTGAATCGAGCCAATAATCTCACAAACAATCTGGTTGATCCGAAATCCAAAGAGCCTGACTTTAAATTTTGTGCCGTTCAAGTAGAGAAATACCAGAAAATCAGACAGAAGATTATCATAGTCGGCGCAGGAGCCGGTTCCTTTGGATTTGTGAAATCATATAGGGCCTTGAATACTGAAGATGAGATCACGATTTTTAGTAAAGAAAATTTCCCGTTTTATAACCGGGTAATGCTTCCGGATTATATCAGTGGACACCAGAAATGGGAACAACTGGTAAAGATGAAAGATGAGGAAGAAGATGATCTTCGTATCCGGCTGCATCGGGGTGTAAGCATTGAACAAATTGACAGGGCTAGTAAAAGAGTATTGGATAGTAATGGAAACTGGCATTCCTATGATCTGTTGATTCTGGCAACAGGTAGCAGAGCTGCTACGTTACGGGATGTACCTCCATTGAAAGGTATTTTTACCATGCGAAGCCGATGCGATGCCGATAGCTTTAAGAAGCATCTTCAACCTGGTTCACATGTAGTAATAGTAGGAGGTGGGCTGCTAGGAATTGAACTGGCTGCTTCTTTGCGGGAGATCAATTTCTCTGTAACTGTTGTGCACCGTGTCTCCAGGTTAATGGGAAAACAACTGGATGCCTTGGGAAGTCATTTATTGCACGAAGAACTGGTAGATAAAGGAATTGATGTCTACTACAACGATGAGATTCAGGCATTTTTGGGACGGGATACCATCGAAGGATTACGGATGAAAAGTGGTCGCGTTATTCAGTGCCAAGCGTTAGTAGCTGCAATTGGAACTTCTCCAAATATTGAGATAGCCAAAGCTGCAGAGCTTCATTGTAAACGAGGGGTAGTCGTAAACGAATACATGCAAACTTCTGATCCTTCTGTATATGCCATTGGCGAGATAGCTGAATTTCAAGGGAATTTATATGGTGTTACCTCAGCCGCTGAACAACAGGCAGAGGTGGTAGCCCGCTATCTGAATGGAGATATTGCCTCCTACTATGAAGGATCATTGTTGATGAATATTCTGAAAATGCAGGGTACAGACCTCTGTTCCCTGGGTATGGCAGAAGCTCCTGCAGATAATCCGGAATACGAAGAAGTAGTGTTTATTGATAAGGCCAAACGGTATTATAAAAAATGCATCATTCACAATGATCGGCTGGTAGGTGCTATTCTGATTGGAGATAAAACAGAATTTCTGGAGTTCAGGGACCTAATTCAGAAAAAGATGGAGCTATCCGAAAAGAGACTGGAACTATTACGCTCAGGGAAAAAGGCAGAGCCTATGCAGGGAAAGCTCGTTTGTTCCTGTGGTGGAGTAGGAGAGGGAAATATTCAGAATAAGATTCGGGAAGGGTGTAGAGAGCTCAAGCAGTTGTGTCAGGCTTCCGGAGCTGGGCTTGGTTGTGGTTCCTGCCGCCCTGAAGTACAGGTTATTCTGGAAAAACACCTGCAGGTTGCTGCAGAAGTGTAA
- a CDS encoding CmpA/NrtA family ABC transporter substrate-binding protein, whose translation MKKIKTVVQTVVFALVVLMLSSAAGPNAPKKVIKLGFIPLTDCAPLVVAKEMGFFQKYGVEVQLSKEASWANVRDKILNGELQGAHCLFSMPFSVYTGVGGKPGAEMKIAMVLNNNGQGITLSKEFCGLAGFKEYKKVAPAVKAVQAKKEVTFAMTFPGGTHDIWLRNWLAACGVNQKSVGIITIPPPQMVSNMKVDNMEGFCVGEPWNGVAATQNIGFTHVASQDIWKHHPEKALVVNKEFAEASKEDLKNVMKAILEACKWLDNMSNRKKAAGWLTKPNYVNAPLAVIEARLLGSNDLGCDLGVQKYKDDCMTFFNNGFVNAPRKSHGIWFMAQYVRFGYLKSDPEYKAIAEKLVLDDLYNEVAKSMNVVLPNDDMKPFRITIDPTPFDPNNPEQYVSLAKK comes from the coding sequence ATGAAAAAAATAAAGACAGTTGTCCAAACAGTAGTATTTGCTCTGGTAGTATTGATGCTTTCTTCTGCCGCAGGTCCAAATGCGCCTAAAAAGGTAATCAAGCTGGGTTTTATACCGCTTACCGATTGTGCTCCATTGGTAGTTGCCAAAGAAATGGGATTTTTTCAGAAATATGGAGTAGAAGTACAGTTAAGCAAAGAGGCTTCCTGGGCCAATGTGCGTGACAAAATCCTAAATGGTGAATTACAAGGTGCACACTGCCTGTTTAGTATGCCATTTTCAGTTTATACAGGCGTAGGAGGAAAGCCGGGTGCTGAAATGAAAATCGCTATGGTGTTGAATAACAATGGTCAGGGTATTACACTCTCCAAAGAGTTTTGCGGACTAGCTGGGTTTAAAGAATACAAGAAAGTAGCCCCGGCAGTAAAAGCTGTTCAGGCCAAAAAAGAAGTGACTTTTGCTATGACGTTCCCGGGTGGCACACATGATATCTGGCTTCGTAACTGGCTTGCTGCCTGTGGAGTTAATCAGAAATCTGTTGGAATTATCACTATTCCTCCACCACAAATGGTTTCCAATATGAAGGTCGATAATATGGAAGGTTTTTGTGTAGGTGAGCCCTGGAATGGAGTAGCTGCTACTCAGAATATCGGATTTACCCATGTTGCCAGTCAGGATATCTGGAAGCATCATCCTGAAAAGGCATTGGTGGTAAACAAAGAATTTGCAGAAGCCAGCAAAGAAGATCTGAAAAACGTAATGAAAGCAATTCTGGAAGCCTGTAAATGGCTGGACAATATGAGTAACCGCAAAAAAGCTGCCGGATGGTTGACCAAACCCAATTATGTCAATGCACCTCTGGCTGTCATTGAAGCCCGTTTGCTGGGATCTAACGATCTGGGATGTGATCTGGGTGTGCAAAAGTACAAAGATGACTGCATGACCTTTTTTAACAATGGTTTTGTGAATGCTCCCCGTAAATCGCACGGCATCTGGTTTATGGCACAGTATGTACGTTTTGGTTACTTGAAGTCTGACCCTGAATATAAGGCTATTGCCGAAAAGCTGGTACTGGATGATCTGTATAATGAAGTAGCAAAGAGCATGAACGTAGTATTGCCTAATGATGACATGAAGCCATTTAGGATCACCATCGATCCTACACCTTTTGATCCCAATAATCCGGAACAGTATGTGTCGCTGGCTAAAAAATAG